Proteins encoded together in one Meles meles chromosome 7, mMelMel3.1 paternal haplotype, whole genome shotgun sequence window:
- the CHKB gene encoding choline/ethanolamine kinase: MAAEGTAVAGGGAVGDRLAKDSVPQSQCPDAAPNRRRGSSLSRDAERRAYQCCREYLGGAWRRVRPEELRVDPVSGGLSNLLFRCSLPDRLPSVGREPREVLLRLYGAILQGVDSLVLESVMFAILAERSLGPQLYGVFPEGRLEQYIPSRPLKTRELREPVLSAEIATKMARFHGMEMPFTKEPHWLFGTMERYLKQIQDLPTTGLPQMNLLEMYSLKHEMGNLRKLLDSTPSPVVFCHNDVQEGNILLLSEPGNTDRLMLVDFEYSSYNYRGFDIGNHFCEWVYDYTHEEWPFYKAQPADYPTRGQQLHFIRHYLAEVKKGETISQEEQRRLEEDLLVEANRYALASHFFWGLWSILQASMSTIEFGYLEYAQSRFQFYFQQKGQLSGFLSS, encoded by the exons ATGGCTGCCGAGGGGACAGCTGTGGCCGGAGGCGGGGCTGTTGGCGACCGGCTGGCCAAGGACAGCGTGCCGCAGTCTCAGTGCCCGGACGCGGCCCCGAACCGGCGGCGCGGCTCGTCGCTGTCGCGTGACGCCGAGCGCCGAGCCTACCAGTGCTGCCGGGAGTACTTGGGCGGGGCCTGGCGCCGAGTGCGGCCGGAGGAGCTGAGGGTTGACCCCGTGAG CGGAGGCCTCAGTAACCTGCTGTTCCGCTGCTCGCTGCCGGACCGGCTGCCCAGCGTGGGCAGGGAGCCCCGGGAGGTGCTGCTGCGGCTGTACGGGGCCATCCTGCAG GGCGTGGATTCCTTGGTCCTGGAAAGTGTGATGTTCGCCATCCTGGCAGAGCGGTCGCTCGGGCCCCAGCTCTATGGAGTCTTTCCAGAGGGCCGGCTGGAACAGTACATCCCA AGCCGGCCGCTGAAAACCCGTGAGCTGCGAGAGCCAGTGCTGTCAGCGGAAATCGCCACGAAGATGGCCCGGTTCCATGGCATGGAGATGCCATTCACTAAGGAGCCCCACTGGCTGTTTGGGACCATGGAACG GTATCTAAAGCAGATCCAGGACCTGCCCACGACTGGCCTCCCCCAGATGAACCTGCTGGAGATGTACAGCCTGAAGCATGAGATGGGCAACCTTAG GAAATTGTTAGACTCTACCCCATCACCAGTGGTTTTCTGTCACAATGATGTCCAGGAAG GAAACATCTTGTTGCTCTCCGAGCCAGGGAACACTGACAGACTCATGCTGGTCGACTTCGAGTACAGTAGTTACAACTACag GGGTTTTGACATTGGGAACCATTTTTGTGAGTGGGTTTACGATTATACGCACGAGGAGTGGCCTTTCTACAAAGCGCAGCCTGCAGACTACCCCACCCGGGGGCAGCAG CTCCATTTTATTCGCCATTACCTGGCAGAGGTCAAGAAAGGTGAGACCATCTCCCAAGAGGAGCAGAGGAGACTGGAAGAAGATTTGCTGGTAGAGGCTAATCG ATATGCTCTGGCATCCCATTTCTTTTGGGGTCTCTGGTCTATCCTCCAGGCGTCTATGTCCACCATAGAATTCGGTTATTTG GAGTATGCCCAGTCTCGCTTCCAGTTCTACTTCCAGCAGAAGGGACAGCTGAGCGGCTTCCTCTCATCCTGA